In Trueperaceae bacterium, a genomic segment contains:
- a CDS encoding threonine/serine dehydratase, which translates to MTDVSVEPVSLGEPQLADVEAAQARLGDAVRRTPLLPLTLPDCPFPLFVKPEGLQAIGSFKIRGATNFLASLPAEVRAKGVVAHSSGNHAQGVAAAAKRFGVKATIVIPAGAPAVKVANTKALGATVVRCENTQEAREAAVREIAAREGATPVPPFDHPWIVAGQGTVGLEIAQDLPDVKNVLVPIGGGGLASGVAVTIRSLVPGAQVVGVEPELAADAKESLAAGELRAWGPDRVTRTIADGVRSQSIGKLNFAMLSRYLAGVVTVGEDAIAAAVRHYVTAGRLVVEPTGAISLAALRRLLREGSVDGIELLPGPTVVVASGGNVDTAMLCDLLSARSE; encoded by the coding sequence ATGACCGACGTGAGCGTGGAACCCGTCTCGTTGGGCGAGCCGCAGCTCGCGGACGTCGAGGCCGCGCAGGCGCGGCTCGGCGACGCCGTGCGCCGCACCCCCCTCCTGCCGTTGACGTTGCCCGACTGCCCCTTCCCCCTCTTCGTGAAGCCCGAGGGGCTGCAGGCCATCGGCTCGTTCAAGATCCGCGGCGCCACCAACTTCCTGGCGTCGCTGCCGGCCGAGGTGAGGGCGAAGGGCGTCGTGGCGCACTCGAGCGGCAACCACGCGCAGGGCGTGGCCGCCGCCGCCAAGCGCTTCGGCGTCAAGGCGACCATCGTCATCCCGGCGGGCGCACCGGCCGTCAAGGTCGCCAACACGAAGGCGCTCGGGGCGACCGTCGTGCGCTGCGAGAACACGCAGGAGGCGCGGGAGGCGGCCGTGAGAGAGATCGCGGCGCGCGAGGGGGCCACGCCGGTGCCGCCCTTCGATCACCCCTGGATCGTCGCGGGCCAGGGGACGGTCGGGCTCGAGATCGCCCAGGACCTGCCGGACGTGAAGAACGTGCTGGTCCCCATCGGCGGCGGTGGCCTGGCCTCGGGGGTCGCCGTCACCATCCGGTCGCTCGTGCCGGGGGCCCAGGTCGTCGGCGTGGAGCCGGAACTCGCCGCCGACGCCAAGGAGTCGCTGGCCGCGGGCGAGTTGCGGGCCTGGGGGCCCGACAGGGTCACGCGCACCATCGCCGACGGGGTCAGGAGCCAGAGCATCGGCAAGCTCAACTTCGCCATGCTCTCGCGTTACCTCGCCGGGGTCGTCACCGTGGGCGAGGACGCCATCGCCGCCGCCGTGCGGCATTACGTCACGGCGGGTCGCCTGGTGGTGGAGCCGACCGGCGCCATCTCGCTGGCCGCCCTCAGGCGCCTCCTGCGCGAGGGGAGCGTCGACGGGATCGAGCTCCTCCCCGGCCCGACGGTGGTCGTCGCGTCCGGCGGCAACGTGGACACGGCCATGCTGTGCGACCTGCTCTCGGCCAGGAGCGAGTGA
- a CDS encoding fructokinase, giving the protein MTPLAPVTLVCLGEALVDLVAEDKGVALQDAVRFVRAAGGAPANVAVGAARLGVRAGFVGKVGADAFGDHLEASLRGAGVDTSRMRRDPMHRTGLAFVSLAADGEREFLFYRHPSADQFLAPEELDDDYLAAATVLHLGTLSLVGGPAREASLHALRVAGAARALRSLDVNLRLDAWPGPRQARAGALAALAQCEVVKVSLDELDFLAGGTGTAEAASLLREATRLLVVTHGAAGASYHLPDGRHGHVPGFGVEALDTTGAGDAFVAGLLAGLAQDAAALAEPAALRPLLRRANACGALATLRLGAIPALPTAAELGSFLSVHGA; this is encoded by the coding sequence ATGACCCCGCTCGCACCCGTCACGCTCGTCTGCCTGGGGGAGGCCCTCGTCGACCTCGTCGCCGAGGATAAGGGCGTCGCCCTGCAGGACGCCGTCAGGTTCGTGCGCGCCGCCGGCGGGGCGCCGGCCAACGTGGCGGTGGGGGCGGCCCGCCTGGGGGTCAGGGCCGGCTTCGTCGGCAAGGTCGGCGCAGACGCGTTCGGCGACCACCTCGAAGCCTCACTGCGGGGCGCCGGCGTCGACACCTCCCGCATGCGCCGCGACCCGATGCACCGCACCGGCCTCGCCTTCGTGAGCCTGGCCGCGGACGGCGAGCGGGAGTTCCTCTTCTACCGCCACCCCTCCGCCGACCAGTTCCTCGCGCCAGAAGAACTCGACGACGACTACCTGGCCGCCGCGACCGTCCTGCACCTTGGGACGCTCTCCCTGGTAGGCGGCCCGGCGCGAGAAGCGAGCCTGCACGCGCTCCGGGTGGCGGGCGCCGCGCGGGCGCTTCGCTCCCTCGACGTCAACCTGCGGCTCGACGCCTGGCCCGGCCCGCGGCAGGCCCGGGCGGGCGCCCTGGCCGCGCTGGCGCAGTGCGAGGTGGTCAAGGTGAGCCTCGACGAGCTCGACTTCCTGGCCGGCGGCACGGGCACGGCGGAGGCGGCGTCCCTGCTGCGCGAAGCCACGCGCCTGCTGGTCGTGACGCACGGCGCGGCGGGCGCCAGCTACCACCTTCCCGACGGCCGCCACGGCCACGTGCCGGGGTTCGGGGTCGAGGCGCTCGACACGACGGGCGCTGGCGACGCCTTCGTGGCGGGACTGTTGGCGGGGCTGGCCCAGGACGCGGCGGCGCTCGCCGAGCCGGCCGCGCTGCGCCCCCTGCTGCGTCGCGCCAACGCGTGCGGAGCGCTCGCCACGCTGCGGCTCGGCGCCATCCCGGCCCTACCGACGGCGGCGGAGCTGGGATCGTTCCTGTCGGTCCACGGCGCCTGA